One window of the Deinococcus radiotolerans genome contains the following:
- a CDS encoding ABC transporter ATP-binding protein, with protein sequence MTDLPPALSLAGIRKSFGRVAAVRGVSLDVAAGETVALLGPSGCGKSTVLRVVAGLEQPDAGSVAVAGRDVTSLPPEARGVGLVFQDYALFPHLSVLGNVAYGPRVRGAGRAAAAARAREALALVDLPELEARRVAQLSGGQAQRVALARALATGAGLLLLDEPMSNLDERLRAELRAGLRSLFAQVGAGVLLVTHDQREARALAGRVAVMRAGELVQVGATEEVFARPATAWVAAFLGESNLLPDEPSWVRFVPEEALRPGVGEWWPVTARQPVEGGVQVTVAHEWGPLSLTLSAREAAALDGDRLRLSVEESGVRRLPDDRSL encoded by the coding sequence GTGACCGACCTTCCCCCTGCCCTGTCCCTCGCTGGTATCCGGAAGTCGTTTGGTCGGGTGGCGGCGGTGCGGGGTGTGTCGCTGGATGTGGCGGCGGGTGAGACGGTGGCGCTGCTGGGCCCGAGTGGGTGTGGGAAGAGCACGGTGCTGCGGGTGGTGGCGGGCCTGGAGCAGCCGGATGCGGGATCGGTGGCGGTGGCGGGGCGGGACGTGACGAGCCTGCCGCCGGAGGCGCGTGGGGTGGGGCTGGTGTTTCAGGATTACGCGCTGTTCCCGCATCTGAGCGTGCTGGGGAACGTGGCGTACGGGCCGCGTGTGCGGGGCGCGGGGCGCGCGGCAGCGGCGGCGCGGGCCCGTGAGGCGCTGGCGCTGGTGGATCTGCCGGAACTGGAGGCGCGGCGGGTCGCGCAGCTGTCGGGGGGGCAGGCGCAGCGGGTGGCGCTGGCGCGGGCGCTGGCGACGGGCGCGGGGCTGCTGCTGCTGGACGAGCCGATGTCGAACCTGGACGAGCGGCTGCGGGCCGAGTTGCGTGCGGGGCTGCGGTCGCTGTTCGCGCAGGTGGGCGCGGGCGTGCTGCTGGTGACGCATGATCAGCGGGAGGCGCGGGCGCTGGCCGGGCGTGTGGCAGTCATGCGCGCGGGCGAACTGGTGCAGGTGGGGGCGACTGAGGAGGTGTTCGCGCGGCCCGCGACGGCGTGGGTGGCGGCGTTCCTGGGCGAGTCGAATCTGCTGCCGGACGAGCCGAGCTGGGTGCGTTTCGTGCCCGAGGAGGCGCTGCGGCCCGGCGTGGGGGAATGGTGGCCGGTGACGGCGCGGCAGCCGGTGGAGGGCGGCGTGCAGGTGACGGTCGCCCACGAGTGGGGGCCGCTGTCACTGACCCTGAGTGCGCGTGAAGCAGCGGCTCTGGATGGTGACCGCCTGCGCCTGAGTGTGGAGGAGTCGGGGGTGCGGCGCCTGCCGGACGACCGCTCACTCTAG
- a CDS encoding alpha/beta hydrolase yields MKRSVSASLLAALALSACAPASVPVPTTTRVHDTRTFKAVTPTFTALTGASIYQGVMPGIHGDAAYAIEVPGNWNGQLIMYAHGYAGDGPNLIVQAPALRAYWLSLGYAWAASSYSANYYDVQAGVEDTNALANAFPTLTSRARPTKTLIMGVSMGGHVAGAAVEKETAQTAKNKVAYAASMPVCGVMDEEYEFQWLGDYTLAAAQLAGLGPKTFPQGTDTYAKLLPDILAALFTSTTDPVWQENATQGAKLREIARNLTGGPRPVFELGFRLGYWQKAVLGTGGADGTITGILPRNIYGNATTSYRWTSGSAPTAAEAAFNAGILRVTPDQNPNPARSDRVRDLPRVNGEISVPVLTMHTTGDFYVPFKHEQLYRAAVNAAGNGDRLVQRAIRAAGHCEFTAAELVEGFTDLVKWEAGGAKPAGDDVTTPAVLADPNYGCAFTRGTRTGVDACPAN; encoded by the coding sequence ATGAAGCGTTCCGTGTCCGCCAGTCTGCTTGCTGCCCTCGCCCTGTCCGCCTGCGCCCCGGCGTCCGTTCCCGTGCCCACCACCACCCGCGTGCACGACACCCGCACCTTCAAGGCGGTCACGCCCACCTTCACCGCCCTGACCGGCGCGAGCATCTACCAGGGCGTCATGCCCGGCATTCACGGCGACGCCGCGTACGCCATCGAGGTGCCCGGCAACTGGAACGGCCAGCTGATCATGTACGCCCACGGGTACGCCGGGGACGGCCCGAACCTGATCGTGCAGGCCCCCGCCCTGCGCGCCTACTGGCTGAGCCTCGGGTACGCCTGGGCGGCCAGCTCCTACAGCGCCAACTACTACGACGTGCAGGCCGGCGTGGAGGACACCAACGCCCTGGCCAACGCCTTCCCGACCCTGACCAGCAGGGCCAGACCCACCAAGACCCTGATCATGGGCGTCAGCATGGGCGGCCACGTGGCCGGCGCCGCCGTCGAGAAGGAAACCGCGCAGACCGCGAAGAACAAGGTGGCCTACGCCGCCTCGATGCCCGTCTGCGGCGTCATGGACGAGGAATACGAATTCCAGTGGCTGGGCGATTACACCCTGGCCGCCGCGCAGCTCGCCGGACTGGGCCCCAAGACGTTCCCGCAGGGCACGGACACCTACGCCAAACTGCTGCCTGACATCCTGGCCGCCCTGTTCACCAGCACCACCGACCCCGTCTGGCAGGAGAACGCCACGCAGGGCGCGAAACTGCGCGAGATTGCCCGCAACCTCACCGGCGGGCCCCGCCCCGTGTTCGAGCTCGGCTTCCGCCTCGGGTACTGGCAGAAGGCCGTGCTCGGCACCGGCGGCGCGGACGGCACCATCACGGGCATCCTGCCGCGCAACATCTACGGCAACGCGACCACCAGCTACCGCTGGACGAGCGGATCGGCCCCCACCGCCGCCGAGGCCGCCTTCAACGCGGGCATCCTGCGCGTCACGCCGGATCAGAACCCCAACCCGGCCCGCAGTGACCGCGTGCGCGACCTGCCCCGCGTGAACGGCGAGATCAGCGTGCCCGTCCTGACCATGCACACCACCGGGGACTTCTACGTGCCCTTCAAGCACGAGCAGCTGTACCGCGCCGCCGTGAACGCCGCCGGGAACGGCGACCGCCTCGTGCAGCGCGCCATCCGCGCCGCCGGGCACTGCGAATTCACCGCCGCTGAACTCGTCGAGGGCTTCACCGACCTCGTGAAGTGGGAAGCGGGCGGCGCGAAACCCGCCGGGGATGACGTGACCACCCCCGCCGTGCTCGCCGACCCGAACTACGGCTGCGCGTTCACGCGCGGCACCCGCACCGGCGTGGACGCCTGCCCCGCGAACTGA
- the rapZ gene encoding RNase adapter RapZ: MPFVVVSGLSGSGKSTALRTLEDAGFFITDNLPPELWGAMHDLVQARGLTRVAISADARTRDFLGALDDSYTRLTRRREDLRVLFLEANDDVLLQRYNFTRREHPLGENLMFDFARERELLAPLRAIADNVIDTTALSAKDLAAQILRVFRLEHDFHLRLMSFGFKHAPPRDADLVLDVRSLPNPYYDPALRPRTGLDPAVAAYAFQGEGSEQFYADLRDFVRVAAERARTSGRHGYTVAIGCTGGQHRSVAVADRLAQDLADLNVDIMDHRDMKEHAHE, translated from the coding sequence ATGCCGTTTGTCGTCGTGTCCGGCCTGTCCGGCAGTGGAAAAAGCACCGCGCTGCGAACCCTGGAAGACGCCGGGTTCTTCATCACGGACAACCTCCCACCCGAACTGTGGGGCGCCATGCACGACCTCGTGCAGGCGCGCGGCCTGACCCGCGTGGCCATCAGCGCCGACGCCCGCACACGCGACTTCCTAGGCGCCCTGGACGACAGTTACACTCGCCTCACCCGCCGCCGCGAGGACCTGCGCGTGCTGTTCCTGGAAGCCAACGATGACGTGCTGCTGCAACGCTACAACTTCACCCGGCGCGAGCACCCGCTGGGCGAGAACCTGATGTTCGACTTCGCGCGGGAACGTGAACTCCTCGCCCCGCTGCGTGCCATCGCGGACAACGTCATCGACACCACGGCCCTCAGCGCCAAGGACCTCGCGGCGCAGATCCTGCGGGTCTTCCGACTGGAACACGACTTCCACCTGCGCCTGATGTCCTTCGGGTTCAAGCACGCCCCGCCCCGCGACGCCGATCTCGTGCTGGACGTACGCAGCCTCCCCAACCCCTACTACGACCCCGCCCTGCGCCCCCGGACCGGCCTGGACCCGGCGGTCGCCGCGTACGCCTTCCAGGGTGAAGGCAGCGAGCAGTTCTACGCCGACCTGCGTGACTTCGTGCGCGTCGCCGCCGAACGCGCCCGCACCAGCGGCCGCCACGGGTACACGGTCGCCATCGGCTGCACCGGCGGGCAGCACCGCAGCGTCGCCGTCGCCGACCGGCTCGCCCAGGACCTGGCCGACCTGAATGTCGATATCATGGACCACCGAGACATGAAAGAACACGCCCATGAGTGA
- a CDS encoding thiamine diphosphokinase, which translates to MRRLDGRAGQGGVAWVLVGGRLAASPLLDALPRPDVVVAADGGARHAALVNVRVDVWVGDFDSSAGVQVDAPREVHPAAKDETDAELAVRVARERGAAELVLLGAFGGRFDHTLALALLALRLTEREGLRVTLTSGDEWGWPLTPASPLSLGVPTGATLSVLAVSDLLGLSLGGVRWPLTDAAIPLGSGWTVSNEAPGGPVTASLRGGHALLTVLPVLPD; encoded by the coding sequence TTGAGACGACTGGACGGCAGGGCGGGGCAGGGGGGCGTGGCGTGGGTGCTGGTGGGCGGCCGACTGGCAGCCTCGCCGCTGCTGGACGCCCTGCCCCGGCCGGACGTGGTGGTCGCGGCGGACGGCGGGGCGCGGCACGCGGCGCTCGTGAATGTACGGGTGGACGTGTGGGTGGGGGATTTCGACTCGTCGGCGGGTGTGCAGGTGGACGCGCCGCGCGAGGTGCACCCGGCGGCGAAGGATGAGACGGACGCGGAACTGGCGGTCCGCGTGGCACGTGAGCGGGGTGCGGCGGAGCTGGTGCTGCTGGGCGCGTTCGGCGGGCGTTTTGACCACACGCTGGCGCTGGCGCTGCTGGCCCTGCGCCTGACCGAGCGGGAGGGCCTGCGCGTGACCCTGACGAGCGGGGACGAGTGGGGCTGGCCGCTGACGCCCGCCTCTCCCCTGTCCCTGGGCGTGCCGACGGGCGCGACGCTGAGCGTGCTGGCCGTGTCGGACCTGCTCGGCCTGAGCCTGGGCGGGGTGCGCTGGCCGCTGACCGACGCAGCTATCCCGCTGGGAAGCGGCTGGACCGTCAGCAACGAGGCGCCGGGGGGGCCGGTCACGGCCTCGCTGCGCGGCGGGCACGCCCTCCTCACGGTCCTGCCCGTCCTCCCGGACTGA
- a CDS encoding gluconeogenesis factor YvcK family protein, translating to MSDPPIPQRAARADGSRDARRTELLQRGQQATRRARMWMSPGLGVKRWLALFVICTLIGAVGVLHFTWTGPLHFTATRWILWVNALIRPEVMPLYVGGILLMALALLGALWSIMMLNRSVLSGTGTAPEQAVDLMYQNRHLARGPRIVTLGGGTGMSNLLSGLRVHTGNTTAIVTVADDGGSSGRLRQSLDMIAPGDLTDCYAALSDSPVMARLLLHRFTRGDGIEGHTFGNLMLATLSEEQGSLSEAMLDIHEVLRIRGRVYPAATQPPTLVAHLNDGRVIRGESQFAQQVGAARIQRVTLDPPDLPALPEVLQAIRDADQIILGPGSLYTSILPALLVPAIAQGLRQTAAPLIYVASLMTEPGETDDLTLEGHVQAITRHLGRTPDCVLVNNAIPAREVIDRYAAEGAHLLSLSGASRDLRGRSVILPLLHPGQARHDPAALAQALLYAAPRRDQTT from the coding sequence ATGAGTGACCCGCCCATCCCGCAGCGCGCCGCACGAGCGGACGGCAGCCGCGACGCGCGGCGCACCGAGCTGCTGCAACGCGGGCAGCAGGCCACCCGCCGCGCCCGCATGTGGATGTCCCCCGGCCTGGGCGTCAAGCGGTGGCTGGCGCTGTTTGTCATCTGCACCCTGATCGGCGCGGTCGGCGTGCTGCACTTCACGTGGACCGGTCCGCTGCACTTCACGGCCACCCGCTGGATCCTCTGGGTGAACGCCCTGATCCGCCCCGAGGTCATGCCGCTGTACGTGGGCGGCATCCTGCTGATGGCCCTGGCCCTGCTGGGCGCCCTGTGGAGCATCATGATGCTGAACCGCTCGGTGCTCAGCGGCACCGGCACCGCCCCCGAGCAGGCCGTGGACCTCATGTACCAGAACCGCCACCTGGCGCGCGGCCCGCGCATCGTGACCCTGGGCGGGGGCACCGGCATGTCGAACCTGCTGTCGGGCCTGCGCGTGCACACCGGGAACACCACCGCCATCGTGACGGTCGCGGATGACGGCGGCAGCAGCGGACGCCTGCGCCAGTCGCTGGACATGATCGCCCCCGGCGACCTGACCGATTGTTACGCCGCCCTGAGCGACAGTCCCGTCATGGCCCGCCTGCTCCTGCACCGCTTCACGCGCGGCGACGGCATTGAAGGGCACACGTTCGGGAACCTGATGCTCGCCACGCTCAGCGAGGAGCAGGGCAGCCTCAGCGAGGCCATGCTGGACATTCACGAGGTGCTGCGCATCCGCGGGCGCGTGTACCCGGCTGCCACGCAGCCCCCCACCCTGGTCGCGCACCTGAACGACGGGCGCGTCATTCGCGGCGAGAGCCAGTTCGCGCAGCAGGTCGGCGCGGCCCGCATTCAGCGCGTCACGCTTGACCCTCCGGACCTGCCCGCCCTGCCCGAGGTTCTCCAGGCCATCCGGGACGCCGACCAGATCATCCTGGGCCCCGGCAGCCTGTATACCAGCATCCTCCCGGCGCTGCTGGTGCCGGCCATTGCGCAGGGACTGAGGCAGACGGCCGCGCCGCTGATCTATGTGGCCAGCCTGATGACCGAGCCCGGCGAGACCGACGACCTGACCCTGGAAGGGCACGTGCAGGCCATCACGCGCCACCTGGGCCGCACCCCGGACTGCGTCCTGGTGAACAACGCCATACCGGCCCGCGAGGTCATTGACCGCTACGCCGCCGAGGGCGCCCACCTGCTGAGCCTGAGTGGCGCCAGCCGCGACCTGCGGGGCCGCAGCGTCATCCTGCCCCTGCTGCACCCCGGACAGGCCCGCCATGACCCCGCCGCGCTGGCCCAGGCGCTGCTGTACGCCGCGCCCCGCCGCGACCAGACCACCTGA